The following is a genomic window from Enterobacteriaceae endosymbiont of Donacia sparganii.
ATATAATAAAAAATTTTAATTTATTAAATTTCTATTATTAAAAATAATATTTAATTATAATAATTTTATATATTAATTATCTATTATAATAGATAATATGAATTATAATTTAAATATATTTATTGAGGAAAATATGTTTTCTTTTTTAACATTATTATTATTTTTAATAAAATTTATAATTAATTATAATATAAGTTATAATTTATTAAATATAATAATATTTATATTAATTAGTTATTTTATTAATAAAATAACTAAATTTTATAATAAAAAACGTTATGTTAACTATATAAATAGTATAAGAAAAATATTTCTTCAAACTAATTTTGAAGTTATGGGATATATAAGTAAATCTAAAGGTTTTATAAGTAAAAATGATATAAATTTTACAATTATATTAATGAAAAAAATAAATTTAAATAATAAAGAAATAAATTTTGCTAAAAAAGCATTTAAAAATGGTAAGAAAAAAAATTATCCTTTAATTTTTAAATTAAATAATTTAAATTATTTAATTTATAAAAATATAAATTTAATAAATAAATTTATAGAAATACAAATTGAACTATCTTTTATAAATAGATATTTACATTCTAAAACTAGAAAAATATTAAATATTATTTTTGAAGAATTTAATATATCATCTTATGAACTTTTATCCATAATAAATAAATTAAAATATAATAATAACCATATTAATGAAGAAGATTTATTTTTTAATTATAATTTTAATAAAGAAAAAAATAATAACTATCATCATAGTAATAATGATAATAAGTTTCAAAATATAAATAATCATAAAACAGATTTAGAGAAAGCATATGAATTATTAGGTATTAAATATAATGACAATCTTTTAACCATAAAAAGAGCATATCATAAATTAATTAGTAAATATCATCCAGATAAATTAATTTCAAAAGGTTATTCATTAAAAAAATTAGAAATAGCAAAAATTAAAACAC
Proteins encoded in this region:
- the djlA gene encoding co-chaperone DjlA, which codes for MFSFLTLLLFLIKFIINYNISYNLLNIIIFILISYFINKITKFYNKKRYVNYINSIRKIFLQTNFEVMGYISKSKGFISKNDINFTIILMKKINLNNKEINFAKKAFKNGKKKNYPLIFKLNNLNYLIYKNINLINKFIEIQIELSFINRYLHSKTRKILNIIFEEFNISSYELLSIINKLKYNNNHINEEDLFFNYNFNKEKNNNYHHSNNDNKFQNINNHKTDLEKAYELLGIKYNDNLLTIKRAYHKLISKYHPDKLISKGYSLKKLEIAKIKTQNIHKAYSIIKKHIT